One window from the genome of Parasteatoda tepidariorum isolate YZ-2023 chromosome 8, CAS_Ptep_4.0, whole genome shotgun sequence encodes:
- the LOC139426288 gene encoding tigger transposable element-derived protein 6-like: MKRKRRKILLLIDNCSPHNEPPKLECIHIEYVPPNCTSILQLLDQCIIKVAKGKYRTQHLRRMLVQIGNKEAITKPDVKQAMDMIAGAWKDISQKVICNGWKKANLISAIDNETVDEINDVIIDFQPLWQCFPKCGTRTPRGTGTV; this comes from the coding sequence ATGAAAcgtaagagaagaaaaattctgcTTCTTATTGATAATTGTTCACCCCACAATGAGCCACCAAAATTGGAATGTATTCACATCGAATACGTTCCTCCTAATTGTACGTCAATTTTACAACTTCTTGACCAGTGTATAATTAAAGTGGCAAAGGGAAAGTATCGTACACAACATCTGAGGCGTATGCTTGTGCAAATCGGAAACAAAGAAGCAATTACGAAACCAGATGTAAAACAAGCAATGGATATGATTGCTGGAGCATGGAAAGACATTAGCCAAAAAGTCATCTGTAATGGATggaagaaagcaaatttaatttcggCAATTGACAATGAAACAGTCGATGAAATTAATGATGTTATCATCGATTTCCAGCCTTtatggcagtgtttcccaaagtgtggtacgcgtacccccaggggtacgggaacagtttag